A genomic segment from Microcella flavibacter encodes:
- a CDS encoding thioredoxin family protein, translating into MRIELFTSAFCDPCHRAREVVAEAQRLVPELVVEELDVAAHQERALAHGVTSTPTIVVRRADDSILVTAEGVPTLPRLLTALAEAKG; encoded by the coding sequence GTGCGCATCGAACTCTTCACCTCGGCCTTCTGCGACCCGTGCCACCGAGCGCGCGAGGTGGTGGCCGAGGCACAGCGCCTCGTGCCCGAGCTCGTCGTCGAGGAGCTCGACGTCGCCGCCCACCAGGAGCGCGCCCTCGCCCACGGCGTCACCTCGACGCCGACGATCGTCGTGCGCCGGGCCGACGACTCGATCCTCGTCACCGCGGAGGGCGTGCCGACCCTGCCCCGGCTGCTGACGGCGCTCGCCGAGGCGAAAGGGTAG
- the orn gene encoding oligoribonuclease, with protein sequence MNSTTERLVWIDCEMTGLDLTKDELVEVAVVITDYELEPVHPGFSIVIAPSAAALEGMGDFVRQMHTTSGLLDELADGVSLADAEEAVLAYIAAHVPTAGQAPLAGNTIGTDRSFIARDMPRVDAHLHYRSVDVSSIKELVRRWFPRVYFNAPAKNGGHRALADILESIRELEYYRRIGFTTEPGPTSEAAQQVAAEVVEKWSPRL encoded by the coding sequence GTGAATTCAACGACCGAGCGCCTCGTCTGGATCGACTGCGAGATGACGGGGCTCGACCTGACGAAGGACGAGCTCGTCGAGGTCGCGGTGGTCATCACCGACTACGAGCTCGAGCCCGTGCATCCCGGATTCTCGATCGTCATCGCCCCCAGCGCCGCCGCCCTCGAGGGCATGGGCGACTTCGTGCGCCAGATGCACACCACCAGCGGTCTGCTCGACGAGCTCGCCGACGGCGTCAGCCTCGCCGACGCCGAGGAGGCCGTGCTCGCCTACATCGCCGCGCACGTCCCCACCGCCGGCCAGGCGCCCCTCGCCGGCAACACCATCGGCACCGACCGCTCCTTCATCGCCCGCGACATGCCCCGGGTGGATGCCCATCTGCACTACCGCTCCGTCGACGTCTCCTCGATCAAGGAGCTCGTGCGCCGCTGGTTCCCTCGCGTGTACTTCAACGCCCCTGCCAAGAACGGCGGGCACCGGGCCCTCGCCGACATCCTCGAGTCCATCCGCGAGCTCGAGTACTACCGACGCATCGGCTTCACGACCGAACCCGGACCGACGAGCGAGGCCGCTCAGCAGGTCGCCGCCGAGGTCGTGGAGAAGTGGAGCCCCCGTCTGTAA
- a CDS encoding metal-sensitive transcriptional regulator, translating to MSISPDIVAAHDPEAKRKIVNRLRRAHGQLAAVIAAVEDEAHCRDVVQQLSAVSKAVDRAGFLVVAGALKECLAEEPGDGERIDELEKLFLSLA from the coding sequence ATGAGCATCAGCCCAGACATCGTCGCGGCGCACGACCCGGAGGCGAAGCGCAAGATCGTGAATCGGCTGCGGCGCGCGCACGGCCAGCTGGCAGCCGTCATCGCTGCGGTCGAGGACGAGGCCCACTGCCGCGACGTCGTGCAGCAGCTCTCCGCAGTGTCGAAGGCCGTCGACCGGGCTGGCTTCCTGGTGGTCGCCGGTGCCCTGAAGGAGTGCCTAGCCGAGGAGCCGGGCGACGGCGAGCGCATCGACGAGCTGGAGAAGCTCTTCCTCTCGCTCGCTTAG